The genomic window GAAATTCCTGGACGCACTCGCCGTGCGCCTAAGCGATGCCTTGCGCGGCGCGATCGGCGTTAAGTCCATCGCCGCCTATCGCATCGGCCTAGACTTCGAAGCCGCGCGCCCCGCTACCGAAGAGGTCCTCGAGTCCGCGCAGTACTTCCTCAGGGGCACGGCGCCACTGCGCCTGGCGGATCCGGTACTCATCCGCCACCTGCTGTGGTTGGCTATCGATGCCGGCCAGGTCATCCAGTTGCACATCGGATACGGCGACGACGATGTCGACCTGCACCGGTGCAACCCTCTCCTGCTCACGGAGCTGTTCCGGTTGAGCCGTGATACCGGTGCTCGTTTCACGCTCCTGCACTGCTACCCCTTCCACCGCGAGGCCGGCTACCTGACACACGTCTTCGAGCACGTCTATTTCGACGTAGGCCTAGCCATCAACTACACGGGTAGCCGATCCGGCGCGGTCATCGCCGAGTCCCTCGAGCTGGCTCCCTTTGGCAAGATTTTGTTCAGTACCGACGCCTTCGGCCTAGCCGAGCTCTACTACCTAGGCGCGGAGCTCTACCGCGATGGCTTGGCCCAGGCGCTGGCGGAATTCCACGACTTCCATGGGTGGCCGAAGGAGCAGTGCCTGCGGCTAGCTCGCATGATTTCTTACGACAACGCCGCCCGTTTGTACGGAACCGATTAGGCCACGATAGCGACAAGCGCACGACGAGAAAGGTGAACATCAGTGGGCGAAACCACCCCGACGTACGACAAGCTGGCGCAGGGCTGGATTGCGGCGCTCAACCAGGAGCTGCCCGCGGCAGTGGAGCTACGCAAGAAGCTCCACGCAAACCCGCGGGTCAGCGGCGAGGAACAAGACACGACCGACGCCGTCGCCAGCGCCATGGAACTCGATTTCAAGTCAATCGCCACAACAGGCGGAATTTCCCGCATCGGCCCACAGACAGGCCCGTCCATCGCCCTGCGCGGTGAATTGGATGCCCTACCGGTGGAAGAAGCAACCGGGGTGGAGTGGGCGTCGTCCAACACCGCGATGCACGCCTGCGGGCACGACGTGCACCTGGCTGCCCTTGTCGCGGTGGTGCGCGCCGCCAAGAGGCTCGAGCTACCTTATGGCCTGGTGCCGTTCCTCCAACCCCGCGAGGAGACATACCCGTCGGGGGCCTTGGACATCAAGGATTCGGGGGCGTTTGCCACCTTTGGCGTGGCACATGCCATCGGCGCGCACGTGCATCCCGATGTTCCGCTCGGGGCGGTCGCCTCCGGGGAGGGCTTCATCAACGCCGCGGCCGGCGAGTTCATCATCACCGTCGAAGGCCAAGGCGGGCACGGCGCATACCCGCACAAGGCCAACGATGTCGCCGTCTGCGTGGCGCACGTCGTCTCCGGCCTGTCCGAGATTGTCCGACGCACGTCCAACCCAATGGCGCCGGCCTTGATCAGCGTCGGTTCCGTCCAGGTCGGTTCGAGCGCTGCCAACGTCCTAGCCGGCAAAGGCACGGTGAAGACCACGGTGCGCACCTCCAGCAGTGCGGCCGCGCAGGAAATTGCCACCGCGGTCCAGCGCTTCGTCGAGCACACCGCCCAGGCCTTCGGGTGCACTGGAGACCTCGAGTATCTCCCCGGCGAGCCGGCCCTCATCAATGACGAGCACTTGGCCGCAAACTTCGCCGCTGTGCAAGGCACGCTGGGATTGAAGACTGGCGATCCGATGCGTTCCCTAGGCGCGGACGATGTCTCTTTTTACGGCGAGCTCGTCCCCAGCCTGATGTGCTTCGTCGGCGTGGGAAACGGCCCGACTCCCTCACTCCACGATGCGAAGTTCCTGCCGCCAGACAGCGCCGTCGGTTACACGGCCAAAGCTCTCATCGCCGGTTACCTCGCCGCCGCCCGCGCTTTGGACGTAAAATAACCGACTATGCCCAACGCCACCAGCATTGCGGAGCGAATCCGGTCCGGCCTGGATGAGTTCTCCAGCTCTGAGAAACTCGTCGCCCGGTACATCCTCAGTGGCTTTCCATACAGCGGCCTCGACACTGTGGAGCGGATTGCAGAAGCCTCCGGAGTCAGCTCGGCGACGGTAGTCCGCTTTGTCCAATCGCTGGGCATCCCGAAATTTAAGCTCTTCCAGGATCAGCTCAAGCAGGAGCTGATAGACCGCCAGCAATCGGCGCTCGATCAGGCCGCCGAACGCTCCCCAGTTCCCGCCCAAGGCACGAATCATGGCGTATTTAGTGACCAAGAACGTGCCTTCGTCGAAGGAATCCACTCCACGTTCGAAAACCTCCGCGCCGCGGACATTACCAGCGCCGTGGACCTTCTCAGCAACCAGAACAAGCACATCATCGGTGACGGCGGAACCTATTCCCACATTCTGGCCGAGCACATGCTAGCCCAGCTCAACCTTTTCCGAACCAACCTGCACAGCTGCCCGGCCGACGGATGGAAGCTCGAAGACACCCTCACCAGTATCTCCACGGACACGGTGTGGGTGACGTTTGATTTCCGGCGCTACTCCGCAACCTCGGCCGAGCGCGCGAGAACAGCGAAAGCTCGAGGAGCCATACTCATCCTCATCACGGACAAGTGGATGTCGCCCATCGCCTCCTATGCCGACATCGTGCTTACCGCACGGGTGGAAGCTAACGGCCCCTCGGACACCCTCGTCTCCGCTCTCGCCCTCGTCGAAGGCATCTGCGAAGCTGTTGCCGATCAACTCGGCAGCGAAGGGATGCGACGCCTAGCCGACATCGATCCCATCCGTCGCAGCCAGTTGTCCTAATCCACACGCGACAACCACGCGGGAGCCGGCTATAGCTTTTTCCATAAACATTTGTACTTAGCAAGTGCAACACTCATAATAATAGTTGCCGCGGAAGCCCTTCACCCGCGGAGCTTATGTTTCTCGCATGCCCTACGAAGGGCGTGCCTACTTGGAAAAAGGAATCCCTGAATGCTTGCTCCCCGCCGCGTCACGCGACCTATCCTGGCTTTTCTACTCGCGTCATCTTTGGCGGCCACTAACGTCAGCGCTCACGCCGCTCCTACTGCCGAGCTCCCCGAATCCGCTCTGGTCCATGACGCTCTTTCCGATCCCGTTGCTGACCAGTCCCCCGACACTTCTGAGCAGGTCCGCGAAGCCGCGGATGAAATGCGCCACAGCTCGCCTGGCTTACACTCCCGTGGTGCCGACAAAAGCACTGGAGATGCCTACTCATCCTTCTACCACGACCCAGTGGACCTGGATGGTTCTTCCCCAGGACAATTGTTCCGGAATTCCTCGGTGCGAAACCCCCTAAACACGCTGGGCATTACCAACATCGGCCCTTACAAGGCGGAACGCATCCTCTACTCTTCCACCAACCGCAAGGGAGAGCCCATTCCAGTTAGCGGGATCGTCATCGAGCCTAAGAAGGATTGGATGGGGGACGTGCCACGTCCCGTGGTCGCCTACGCCCCCGGCACCCAGGGCGTAGCCGACCACTGCTCGCCATCGCGCAAAATCGCCGAAGGCGTGGGCGACTACGAGCAGCTCTTCTTTGAAAGCCTCCTCAAGGAGGGATACGCAGTGGTCTTAACCGACTATGAAGGACTTGGCACTCCAGGCCTGCATACCTACATGGACCGTATCAGCCAAGCCCACGCCGTGCTCGATAGCGTACGTGCTGCGCAGCAACTAGACGGCTGGGATTTGGGTCCGGAGAATCCCGTTTTCCTCAACGGCTATTCACAGGGTGGCGGCGCAACCGCCAGCGCCGCGGAGCAATATGACTCTTACGCCCCCGAGCTCAACGTCAAGCTCGCAACCGTCGGTGCCGCCCCAGCCGATCTGACTCTTTTGCCACCAGCCCTCGACGGAACTACGTACTTCCTCTTCGAACTCTTCGCTCTACTTGGTTTGTCCCAAAGCTACGGCATCGATTTCAATGACCGGCTCAGCACTCGCGGACAGGAGGTCCTCCGCAACGCTACGAACGCGTGCACGTTGGGCCTCGGGCTCTATTCCGGACAGACCATCTCCGGGCTTACCGCCGACGGCACTGACGTTTACGAACTCATCGAAACTGCTCCTTATAACCAGATTCTCGCGGAGCAGCACATCGGCCACCGAGCTCCCACCGTCCCGGTAGTCATCACACACAGCCGTGGCGACGACGTCATTCCCTTTGACACAGCCGAACAATTGGCTGCGGAGTGGGCCGACCACGGTGCGCAAGTCACCTTCCTTCCGAATGATGCTGGTTCGCACGTAGCCGGCACCATCCCGCACATCGATGCCACCCTCGACGCCATCAAAGCGGTACTAAACAGCTAGCCGACTCTTCCCACCTACCGCTGCCTAAAACTCACGGTCTGCACAGGCTTTGCTTAGGACGACCTGTTACCTCGGGTTTGTTTGTCATAAGTGGTCCGGAAGCGGCGGGCGTTAGACCACCCGGTCCTGCGCTGCGGCTTCTTCCGGCGGTCGGTAGGGCGCATCATAAGAGTTAGCCCATCGAACTCGGTGGGGTCAGGCCCGAGCACTCGGTTCGGTGGTCATAGACAAACTGGAAGCGGACTACTAGCGTGTCTCTTCGACAAAATATTTCGCGGCCTTGCGAGGAACGATTAACTCCAAGCTCTGTTGAAGCCGCGTGAAGTGAGAGGTCCTCATTGTTCTCGTAGAGGACCACAGCATCACGTTTGAACTGTTCGGAATACCTGGGCATAGTTGCAGATTACCTTTCCCCCAACCCAACCGGGCTGATATCAGGTGTCTACCAAACAGGGGTCAGGTCCATCATGAAATCCCCACACCACCCAGCTCCAGAGCTGACGGATGTCCCTCGAAGCTAACACGGAGCTTTTCTTAATTCCAACGGACAAGGTGAACATCGTACGATTAACCACATCTCGCTCTGAATTCTCGCTCCCTCCAAGCTGGCGAAAACAGCCGACCTGTCTAAGGGTTTTGACAGGATGAGCTACCGGCCAAGCAGCTGACCTCTACTGTAGGCGCTCAATCCTTAGAAAGATACCGCTGAGCTAGCAGCACTGCGTTGCGCCAACGTCCAGACGTCTCAAGTGCCGCCACCAGCTCTTTTGTAGACACGCCAACGTGGGATAAAACAAGAGCGTGGATGAGCGTATTCGTCACTCTTGAAATCGCATAGGCCCATTCAAAATTAGCAGGCTCGAGAAGGGCTTCATGGGCAAGATCATTACGGACCTTGCAAAGCCCCTTCACCCAAGTTTCGTGATTAGGAAGCATTAAGTTTCGAAATTCTGGCCCTAGACGAAAATACAAATCGAGGGCGCGAAGTTTGAAATACGGCTTCTTTCCATCCTTAAATTCTTCGCCCGTCAATTGCTTAAACGCCTGCTTGCTCTCGGACAAAGTCTCCTTGTCATAGACCGAATTGTGGAAAGATTCAGCCAGAACTCCACTCAGCAGGACAGCCGTTTCTAGGTATTGCGTTTTCGATACCAGCGGCTCCGTCAGCAGACGCAGCGATCTTAAATTCCGCCGGTGAAATTCAACCCAACTCTTAAACATCGGGAGAGCCTCAGAAACCTCTCTCTGAAAAACGAACGAAGAATAAAGACGGGCTAGTTGACTAGCTGCGAGGTCTTTCCGCCTAGGCACGATTAGCCAGCCGAGGTCTCCCTCTCCAAAGTTGAGCCTGATTTCCGAACGGTCGCTCAGTCGATTTGCTGCTAGAGAAACAAACTGGCTAACCTCGAGCGACCATTTGAGCACGGTTTCTATTGTTGTCGATTCGACAGAATCGTATCTCACGAAGTGCTT from Corynebacterium confusum includes these protein-coding regions:
- a CDS encoding amidohydrolase family protein, with translation MSSKQSPSYPDFREELASLPLFDHHCHGVVPKDLSRADFEAMISESSRPAPEGLTCFDSQLGFQVLAKCAPILGTQPWCSPEEYLEQRRQLGAAEANSRLLQASQLTDLGVDTGFSPDVITPAEELGRISGATPHEVVRLEYLAEQVAQEFLSPGAPQETDGALARKFLDALAVRLSDALRGAIGVKSIAAYRIGLDFEAARPATEEVLESAQYFLRGTAPLRLADPVLIRHLLWLAIDAGQVIQLHIGYGDDDVDLHRCNPLLLTELFRLSRDTGARFTLLHCYPFHREAGYLTHVFEHVYFDVGLAINYTGSRSGAVIAESLELAPFGKILFSTDAFGLAELYYLGAELYRDGLAQALAEFHDFHGWPKEQCLRLARMISYDNAARLYGTD
- a CDS encoding HEPN domain-containing protein produces the protein MVGKKFSCTEDFEMWGSWELPGVEGSLAGVLAFDPLEGFELRTYGTFQALQGRPSQAPADFEVIWGHVEGKIVSLLVVQMQSSTTAIGQVMTEWATYSGEYLVVGEQISGRNDPAIKSAWISVDFLDYFLGKPASTRIRSSLDSSTYQVEVQSIIGRDELESLQLDSGELVTVEVSVRPPYYEWNSEQFVTRISEKHFVRYDSVESTTIETVLKWSLEVSQFVSLAANRLSDRSEIRLNFGEGDLGWLIVPRRKDLAASQLARLYSSFVFQREVSEALPMFKSWVEFHRRNLRSLRLLTEPLVSKTQYLETAVLLSGVLAESFHNSVYDKETLSESKQAFKQLTGEEFKDGKKPYFKLRALDLYFRLGPEFRNLMLPNHETWVKGLCKVRNDLAHEALLEPANFEWAYAISRVTNTLIHALVLSHVGVSTKELVAALETSGRWRNAVLLAQRYLSKD
- a CDS encoding M20 metallopeptidase family protein; amino-acid sequence: MGETTPTYDKLAQGWIAALNQELPAAVELRKKLHANPRVSGEEQDTTDAVASAMELDFKSIATTGGISRIGPQTGPSIALRGELDALPVEEATGVEWASSNTAMHACGHDVHLAALVAVVRAAKRLELPYGLVPFLQPREETYPSGALDIKDSGAFATFGVAHAIGAHVHPDVPLGAVASGEGFINAAAGEFIITVEGQGGHGAYPHKANDVAVCVAHVVSGLSEIVRRTSNPMAPALISVGSVQVGSSAANVLAGKGTVKTTVRTSSSAAAQEIATAVQRFVEHTAQAFGCTGDLEYLPGEPALINDEHLAANFAAVQGTLGLKTGDPMRSLGADDVSFYGELVPSLMCFVGVGNGPTPSLHDAKFLPPDSAVGYTAKALIAGYLAAARALDVK
- a CDS encoding MurR/RpiR family transcriptional regulator translates to MPNATSIAERIRSGLDEFSSSEKLVARYILSGFPYSGLDTVERIAEASGVSSATVVRFVQSLGIPKFKLFQDQLKQELIDRQQSALDQAAERSPVPAQGTNHGVFSDQERAFVEGIHSTFENLRAADITSAVDLLSNQNKHIIGDGGTYSHILAEHMLAQLNLFRTNLHSCPADGWKLEDTLTSISTDTVWVTFDFRRYSATSAERARTAKARGAILILITDKWMSPIASYADIVLTARVEANGPSDTLVSALALVEGICEAVADQLGSEGMRRLADIDPIRRSQLS
- a CDS encoding alpha/beta fold hydrolase, with product MLAPRRVTRPILAFLLASSLAATNVSAHAAPTAELPESALVHDALSDPVADQSPDTSEQVREAADEMRHSSPGLHSRGADKSTGDAYSSFYHDPVDLDGSSPGQLFRNSSVRNPLNTLGITNIGPYKAERILYSSTNRKGEPIPVSGIVIEPKKDWMGDVPRPVVAYAPGTQGVADHCSPSRKIAEGVGDYEQLFFESLLKEGYAVVLTDYEGLGTPGLHTYMDRISQAHAVLDSVRAAQQLDGWDLGPENPVFLNGYSQGGGATASAAEQYDSYAPELNVKLATVGAAPADLTLLPPALDGTTYFLFELFALLGLSQSYGIDFNDRLSTRGQEVLRNATNACTLGLGLYSGQTISGLTADGTDVYELIETAPYNQILAEQHIGHRAPTVPVVITHSRGDDVIPFDTAEQLAAEWADHGAQVTFLPNDAGSHVAGTIPHIDATLDAIKAVLNS